One Chloroflexota bacterium DNA segment encodes these proteins:
- a CDS encoding MFS transporter: protein MTSQTSENSLFRPLQQRLFALLWTGQTISRLGDTMYQVALSLWVLEKTGSATKMGIVLICSFAPMIIFLLLGGAAVDRFSRGWLMFSSDMLRALIVGGVGILALTNTLQLWHIYAASISFGFFDSFFQPAYSALVPDVVPAESLPGANSLTALSAQMTLILGPLIAALVVGFGGSATAFLFNSVSFLVSGLCLIPLLSTDASRAKAKRSSGILKDVGAGLKTVSTNPWLWMTIILSSLANLLLAAPAQTALPILINKFLNLPSERLGWAHASIALGAVSASIWLSKGNRLRRRGLMGYGALFLAGLATLLVGIIGFNVSMLGGTIALAALLGVLVFRGIGIATFGLIWTHTMQEMVEREQLGRVASIDLLGSIALLPVGYGVAGLVADKFGAPALFATCGVIMLVMTVLFSFHPVVRKLN from the coding sequence ATGACCTCACAAACCTCGGAGAATAGCCTATTTCGACCCTTACAACAACGCTTGTTTGCTTTGCTCTGGACGGGCCAGACGATTTCGCGTTTGGGCGATACGATGTATCAAGTGGCGCTCTCACTTTGGGTTTTGGAAAAAACTGGCTCGGCAACGAAGATGGGGATCGTCTTGATCTGCTCATTTGCGCCGATGATCATCTTTTTGCTACTTGGTGGCGCGGCAGTTGATCGCTTTTCACGTGGTTGGCTGATGTTTAGCTCGGATATGTTGCGAGCCTTGATTGTGGGTGGGGTTGGGATTCTGGCCCTAACGAATACGCTGCAACTCTGGCATATTTATGCGGCGAGTATCTCCTTTGGCTTTTTTGATTCGTTCTTCCAACCCGCCTATAGCGCTTTAGTGCCCGATGTTGTGCCGGCTGAATCGCTGCCTGGAGCTAATTCATTAACTGCTCTGAGCGCCCAAATGACCTTGATTTTGGGGCCATTGATTGCCGCCTTGGTTGTTGGTTTTGGTGGCTCGGCAACGGCCTTTTTATTCAACAGCGTTTCATTTTTGGTCTCGGGCTTGTGTCTGATTCCGCTGCTCTCGACTGATGCCAGCCGTGCCAAAGCCAAACGCTCAAGTGGTATCTTAAAGGATGTTGGGGCTGGCTTGAAAACCGTCAGCACCAATCCATGGTTGTGGATGACGATTATTCTTTCGTCGCTGGCCAACTTGTTGCTGGCTGCGCCTGCTCAAACCGCTCTGCCAATTTTGATTAATAAATTTTTGAATTTACCCAGCGAACGACTAGGCTGGGCGCATGCCAGCATTGCGTTGGGCGCGGTTTCGGCCTCGATTTGGTTGAGCAAAGGTAATCGCTTGCGCCGCCGTGGCTTGATGGGCTATGGTGCTTTATTTCTCGCTGGCTTGGCTACACTCTTGGTCGGGATTATTGGCTTCAATGTCAGTATGCTTGGGGGCACGATCGCCTTGGCTGCTTTGCTGGGCGTATTGGTCTTCCGCGGGATTGGGATTGCGACCTTTGGCTTGATTTGGACGCATACCATGCAAGAAATGGTTGAGCGCGAACAACTTGGGCGGGTTGCCAGTATCGATTTGCTTGGCTCAATCGCCTTATTGCCAGTTGGCTATGGGGTGGCTGGGTTAGTTGCTGACAAATTTGGTGCACCAGCCTTGTTTGCAACCTGTGGCGTGATTATGCTGGTGATGACCGTTCTGTTTAGCTTCCATCCAGTGGTCCGTAAATTAAATTAA
- a CDS encoding response regulator transcription factor gives MDYTILLIDDEAKLRQVIRLSLEQEGYRVVEASNGREALYRARIEKPDLVVLDLMMPEMNGTEFLLAFSKESSTPVIMLTARVEDHDKIIGLELGADDYITKPFNMRELIARIRAVLRRTHKPTLEPDLIRAGDLVLDRGSATVLVGEQQLSLTRSELEILATFMAAPGLIFSRLDLLDRLSLGDAYEGYERSIDVHIRNLRTKIEPDSRQPRYIETVYGMGYRFKKQ, from the coding sequence ATGGACTATACCATTTTATTAATTGATGATGAAGCTAAACTGCGCCAAGTGATTCGGCTCTCGCTTGAGCAAGAGGGCTATCGCGTGGTTGAGGCCAGTAATGGGCGCGAAGCACTGTATCGGGCACGGATCGAAAAGCCTGATTTGGTGGTGCTCGATTTGATGATGCCTGAGATGAATGGAACTGAATTTTTGCTGGCCTTCAGCAAGGAATCTTCTACACCAGTGATTATGCTGACAGCGCGGGTTGAAGACCACGATAAAATTATTGGTTTGGAATTGGGCGCTGATGATTACATTACCAAGCCGTTCAATATGCGTGAATTAATTGCGCGGATTCGCGCCGTGCTGCGCCGCACCCATAAACCAACGCTTGAACCTGACCTGATTCGGGCTGGCGATTTGGTGCTCGATCGTGGGTCGGCAACAGTCTTGGTCGGCGAGCAACAACTAAGCCTAACTCGCTCCGAGCTTGAAATTTTGGCCACCTTTATGGCTGCGCCTGGCCTGATTTTCTCGCGGCTCGATTTGCTTGATCGCTTGTCGCTTGGCGATGCCTACGAAGGCTATGAGCGCTCAATCGATGTGCATATTCGCAATCTGCGCACCAAAATTGAGCCAGATTCACGTCAGCCACGCTATATCGAGACGGTTTACGGCATGGGCTATCGCTTTAAAAAACAATGA
- a CDS encoding SDR family oxidoreductase: MSRLLITGASGYLGQRVAYFAQQTTIWDKVYSQTWRNPPTAGEHVACDLADQAQLEALLEQIQPTAIIHTAAVTPAMGPAMTDQALWAVNVQASATLARWAAQHQARFVHVSSDAVWGGREAAYTESDVPAPINPYGASKAAGEAVVAALAPQAAIARTSLLYGQNPLDPNTTMALAMLRGERHGVLFTDELRCPVLVEDVALALIELAQKPNLYGIFHLVGPQILSRFELGQALLAWNGIDSTGLPAGTTAASGLRRPSRVVVDNRTTQSQLSTILRSIDDVTRR; encoded by the coding sequence ATGAGTCGCTTGTTAATTACTGGGGCATCGGGCTATCTTGGTCAGCGGGTCGCTTATTTTGCTCAGCAGACAACAATCTGGGATAAAGTGTATAGCCAAACTTGGCGCAACCCGCCAACAGCTGGCGAGCATGTAGCCTGCGATTTGGCCGATCAAGCCCAACTTGAGGCATTGCTTGAGCAGATTCAGCCAACTGCAATTATTCATACGGCGGCGGTCACACCTGCGATGGGGCCAGCCATGACCGACCAAGCCTTGTGGGCAGTTAATGTCCAGGCCAGCGCCACCCTAGCCCGTTGGGCAGCCCAGCATCAAGCCCGCTTCGTGCATGTTTCATCGGATGCAGTTTGGGGTGGGCGCGAGGCCGCCTATACTGAAAGCGACGTGCCAGCGCCAATTAATCCTTATGGAGCCTCGAAGGCAGCAGGCGAAGCCGTCGTAGCTGCACTTGCGCCCCAAGCTGCGATCGCCCGCACCTCGTTGTTGTATGGTCAAAACCCGCTGGACCCCAACACAACCATGGCCTTGGCAATGCTGCGCGGCGAACGTCATGGCGTGCTCTTTACCGACGAACTGCGCTGCCCAGTCTTGGTTGAAGATGTGGCCCTAGCCTTGATTGAGCTTGCACAAAAACCAAACCTTTATGGTATATTTCACCTTGTAGGCCCACAAATTCTCAGTCGATTTGAGCTTGGTCAAGCCCTGCTCGCGTGGAATGGTATTGATTCCACAGGCTTGCCTGCTGGTACCACCGCTGCCAGTGGCTTACGTCGCCCATCGCGAGTTGTTGTCGATAATCGCACAACTCAATCTCAACTCAGCACCATTCTTCGAAGCATTGATGATGTCACAAGGAGGTGA
- a CDS encoding HEAT repeat domain-containing protein — protein MERTPETIVQLVADLQHDDEFVRSQAAFTLGLFGEPAVPFLIPLLRSPQRDIRMRAAWTLGVIGAAAVPALLDLMEQKNRQLRIEAIRILGVIGQARVFNHLLVALTDFDPEIAARAARSLGKIGDPRAFHALVLALRHPDSDVRYEAAVALAALHVPDAITHLQEALVHEDPRIETTWGMQVREGMVRALEEAEKPHDHSLIEALMRLGDMLKANEQDDGETP, from the coding sequence ATGGAGCGCACACCTGAAACGATTGTTCAATTAGTCGCCGATTTGCAGCATGATGATGAGTTTGTGCGTTCGCAAGCGGCCTTCACGCTTGGTTTGTTTGGCGAGCCTGCCGTCCCATTTTTAATTCCGCTCTTGCGCTCTCCTCAGCGCGACATCCGCATGCGAGCCGCCTGGACGCTCGGGGTAATTGGAGCCGCCGCCGTACCAGCCTTGCTCGATCTGATGGAGCAAAAAAATCGCCAACTGCGGATCGAAGCAATTCGAATTCTCGGAGTTATCGGCCAAGCCCGAGTTTTTAATCATTTATTGGTGGCATTAACCGATTTCGACCCCGAAATTGCCGCCCGCGCCGCCCGTTCGTTGGGCAAAATTGGCGATCCTCGGGCGTTTCATGCCTTGGTCTTGGCGTTGCGTCACCCCGATAGCGATGTGCGCTACGAGGCCGCCGTAGCTTTAGCAGCACTGCATGTGCCCGATGCAATTACCCATTTGCAAGAAGCTTTAGTCCATGAAGATCCACGAATCGAAACAACCTGGGGCATGCAGGTACGCGAAGGCATGGTTCGCGCCTTGGAAGAGGCCGAAAAACCGCATGATCATAGTTTGATCGAGGCCTTGATGCGGCTGGGTGATATGTTGAAGGCCAACGAACAAGACGATGGAGAAACTCCATGA
- a CDS encoding urease subunit gamma, with protein MHLTPREQEKLLIVVAADLARRRQARGLKLNYPEAVAIITAELLEAARDGKSVAEIMSYGTTILTVDDVMDGVANMIHEVQVEATFPDGTKLVTVHDPIR; from the coding sequence ATGCACCTAACTCCGCGTGAACAGGAAAAATTACTGATTGTGGTGGCCGCCGATTTGGCTCGTCGTCGTCAGGCGCGTGGCCTCAAACTGAATTACCCCGAAGCGGTGGCAATTATCACCGCCGAATTGCTGGAAGCCGCCCGCGATGGCAAAAGCGTGGCCGAAATTATGAGCTATGGCACAACAATCTTAACGGTTGACGATGTGATGGATGGGGTCGCCAATATGATTCACGAAGTACAAGTTGAGGCGACCTTCCCCGATGGCACCAAGCTTGTGACCGTGCACGACCCAATTCGTTGA
- a CDS encoding PaaI family thioesterase, which yields MNRQLDSQACFVCGKNNPSGLQLDFFEEEKTVITRFVSTALHQGWPGFVHGGIIATILDETLGRVGFLIDAWTMTGRFEVRYRQPAPIDQEITFTASMVRDRGRALEVEGFAQLPDGTIVAEATGLYMRVSPELRATLSEQIAEGY from the coding sequence ATGAATCGCCAATTAGATTCGCAGGCATGTTTTGTCTGTGGCAAAAATAACCCTAGTGGCTTGCAATTGGATTTCTTCGAGGAAGAGAAAACTGTGATCACGCGATTTGTCTCAACTGCACTTCATCAAGGTTGGCCTGGTTTTGTGCATGGCGGCATTATCGCGACAATTCTTGATGAAACACTAGGTCGGGTGGGATTTTTGATCGATGCTTGGACGATGACTGGGCGGTTTGAGGTTCGTTATCGCCAGCCTGCGCCGATTGATCAAGAAATTACCTTTACTGCCAGCATGGTGCGCGACCGCGGGCGAGCACTTGAGGTCGAAGGCTTTGCCCAATTGCCTGATGGTACGATTGTGGCTGAGGCAACTGGTTTATATATGCGAGTTTCGCCCGAACTGCGGGCAACGCTCTCCGAGCAAATTGCTGAAGGCTATTAA
- the ureC gene encoding urease subunit alpha, which yields MSLWIPRQTYADLYGPTKGDRLRLADTELIIEIERDFAHYGDEITFGGGKVIRDGMGQSSSAHDVLDLVITNAIIIDHWGIVKGDIGIKQGRIVKVGKAGNPDTMAGVDPELMVGANTEVIAGEHMIVTAGGIDSHIHFIAPGQIPEALSNGVTTLLGGGTGPATGTKATTCTPGVWNMARMLQAADAWPVNLGFLGKGNAAQPESLIQQIQAGACGLKLHEDWGTTPAAIDMCLSVADQYDVQVAIHTDTINEAGFLEDTIRAIAGRTIHTYHTEGAGGGHAPDIIKIAGESYVLPSSTNPTRPYTVNTIAEHLDMLMVCHHLNPQVPEDVAFAESRIRPETIAAEDILHDLGVISMISSDSQAMGRVGEVVTRTWQTAHKMKVQRGALLGDSARNDNQRVKRYIAKYTINPALAHGIAHEVGSIEPGKLADLVLWQPAFFGVKPEIIVKGGLIAWNAMGDANASIPTPQPVLYRPMFGAFGGAIGATSLTFVSAAAHESGIGQQLNLQKTTAAVRGCRSVQKADLIHNNATPLIEVDPETYAVRADGELLTCEPATSLPLAQRYFLF from the coding sequence ATGAGCTTATGGATTCCGCGCCAAACCTATGCCGATTTGTATGGCCCGACCAAAGGCGACCGCTTGCGTTTAGCCGATACTGAATTAATTATCGAAATTGAGCGCGATTTTGCCCACTATGGCGATGAAATTACCTTCGGCGGCGGCAAGGTGATTCGCGATGGCATGGGGCAAAGCAGCAGTGCCCACGATGTACTTGATTTAGTCATCACCAACGCGATCATTATCGATCATTGGGGCATCGTCAAAGGTGATATTGGGATCAAACAAGGCCGAATTGTCAAAGTTGGCAAGGCTGGTAATCCAGACACGATGGCGGGAGTTGACCCCGAATTGATGGTTGGCGCCAATACCGAGGTGATCGCTGGCGAACATATGATCGTCACCGCAGGCGGGATCGATAGCCATATTCACTTTATTGCGCCTGGCCAAATTCCCGAAGCGCTTTCGAATGGCGTGACAACCCTGCTTGGCGGCGGCACTGGCCCAGCCACTGGCACCAAAGCCACAACCTGTACCCCAGGCGTTTGGAATATGGCGCGAATGCTGCAAGCTGCCGACGCTTGGCCGGTTAATCTTGGATTTTTGGGCAAAGGCAATGCTGCTCAGCCCGAATCGTTGATTCAGCAGATTCAGGCTGGCGCGTGTGGCTTGAAATTGCACGAGGATTGGGGTACAACGCCCGCTGCCATCGATATGTGTCTGAGTGTGGCCGACCAATACGATGTGCAAGTGGCAATTCACACCGATACAATCAATGAAGCGGGCTTTTTAGAAGATACAATTCGCGCGATTGCTGGCCGTACTATCCACACCTATCACACTGAGGGCGCGGGCGGCGGCCATGCTCCCGATATTATCAAAATTGCTGGCGAAAGCTATGTGCTGCCCTCATCGACCAATCCCACCCGCCCATATACCGTCAATACAATTGCTGAACACCTTGATATGTTGATGGTTTGTCATCACCTTAATCCCCAAGTGCCTGAAGATGTAGCCTTTGCTGAAAGTCGGATTCGACCTGAAACTATCGCCGCCGAGGATATTTTGCACGATCTGGGAGTGATTAGCATGATCTCCAGCGATTCGCAGGCGATGGGTCGGGTTGGCGAAGTGGTGACCCGCACCTGGCAAACTGCCCACAAAATGAAGGTTCAGCGCGGCGCGTTGCTTGGCGATTCAGCTCGTAACGATAATCAACGGGTCAAGCGCTATATCGCCAAATATACGATCAATCCAGCACTGGCTCATGGCATTGCCCACGAAGTTGGCTCGATTGAGCCAGGTAAATTGGCTGATTTGGTGTTGTGGCAACCCGCCTTTTTTGGCGTAAAACCTGAAATTATTGTCAAAGGTGGCTTGATTGCTTGGAATGCCATGGGCGATGCCAATGCTTCGATTCCCACGCCACAGCCTGTGCTCTATCGCCCGATGTTTGGGGCATTTGGTGGGGCGATTGGCGCTACCAGCCTGACTTTTGTTTCCGCCGCCGCCCATGAATCAGGCATTGGTCAACAATTGAATTTACAAAAAACAACTGCGGCGGTGCGTGGTTGCCGCAGCGTCCAAAAAGCCGATTTAATCCACAACAATGCTACTCCGCTGATCGAAGTTGATCCAGAAACCTACGCGGTACGAGCTGATGGTGAGCTATTGACCTGCGAGCCAGCTACGAGTTTGCCCTTGGCGCAGCGCTATTTCTTATTCTAG
- the ureG gene encoding urease accessory protein UreG has product MTEQLLRIGIAGPVGSGKTALAHCLTIHLTKRYSVAVVTNDIYTKEDAEFLLRQGVLPAERVRGVETGGCPHSAIRDDASMNLEAIADLCATLPDLQLVFVESGGDNLAASFSPELVDYWIYVIDVAGGDKVPRKGGPGVTRSDLLVINKIDLAELVGASLDVMDHDAKQMRGELPLVFTNLKAETGLDQVIAWIDHVYAAPRPEPIHVHDDHHHHHHH; this is encoded by the coding sequence ATGACTGAACAATTATTACGAATTGGGATTGCTGGACCTGTGGGTAGTGGCAAAACTGCCTTGGCCCACTGTTTGACCATCCATCTGACCAAGCGCTACTCGGTGGCGGTGGTGACCAACGATATTTACACCAAAGAGGATGCTGAATTTTTGCTGCGCCAAGGTGTCTTGCCTGCTGAACGGGTGCGCGGTGTGGAAACTGGCGGCTGCCCGCATTCAGCAATTCGCGATGATGCCTCGATGAACCTCGAAGCAATTGCCGATTTGTGTGCAACCCTGCCCGATTTGCAGCTTGTGTTTGTTGAGAGCGGCGGCGACAATCTGGCGGCCTCGTTCAGCCCAGAGTTGGTTGACTATTGGATTTATGTGATCGATGTAGCTGGTGGCGATAAAGTGCCGCGCAAGGGTGGCCCTGGCGTAACTCGCTCCGATCTGCTGGTGATCAACAAAATCGATTTGGCGGAGTTGGTTGGCGCTTCGTTGGATGTGATGGATCACGATGCCAAACAGATGCGCGGCGAATTACCGCTGGTGTTCACCAACCTCAAAGCCGAGACAGGCCTAGATCAGGTGATTGCTTGGATCGATCACGTTTATGCAGCGCCACGGCCTGAGCCAATTCACGTTCACGACGATCATCATCACCATCATCATCATTAA
- the ureB gene encoding urease subunit beta, whose product MQPGEYLIDQPTDAIAANLGRATCELLVAHTGDRPIQVGSHYHFFEVNRALVFDRGLAYGMHLNIPAGTAVRFEPGDSKIINLVAFAGTRQIYGHNGLVNGALDAADQRQTSLNTVQQQQFGHRPQGDLE is encoded by the coding sequence ATGCAACCAGGCGAATATTTGATCGATCAACCAACCGATGCGATTGCCGCCAACCTTGGCCGCGCAACCTGCGAGCTGTTGGTGGCGCATACTGGCGATCGGCCAATTCAAGTTGGTAGCCACTACCACTTTTTCGAGGTCAATCGGGCACTGGTGTTTGATCGTGGCCTAGCCTATGGCATGCATCTCAATATTCCGGCGGGCACGGCGGTGCGCTTCGAGCCAGGCGATAGCAAAATTATCAATTTGGTGGCTTTTGCAGGCACGCGCCAAATCTATGGCCATAATGGCTTGGTTAATGGGGCTTTGGATGCTGCCGATCAGCGGCAAACTAGCCTCAACACCGTTCAACAACAGCAATTTGGCCATCGGCCCCAAGGAGATTTGGAATGA
- a CDS encoding zinc ribbon-containing protein, which yields MKFINIKNHEDVSDFADTALECKQCKHQMRISGPLPKNAKCSACGSTNVVRKNGK from the coding sequence ATGAAATTCATCAATATCAAAAATCACGAAGATGTCAGCGATTTTGCCGATACCGCCTTGGAATGCAAGCAATGCAAGCATCAAATGCGGATTTCAGGTCCATTGCCCAAGAATGCCAAATGTAGCGCTTGTGGCTCAACCAATGTAGTGCGCAAAAACGGCAAGTAA
- a CDS encoding GNAT family N-acetyltransferase, with protein MQINQALEIFMYGEIGIPSSENHSKRHVIDGLTILHVDDVWNQEPHVADEVIVQNHAPAAVLAILASYQPTADHRITLVDRPASDHAIYQAAGYHHSSNEVLLVRKLSDLPPSDQRYSVGQAKTIAEMQWLNNNDPAKRAWISETRLHESGLRHNFIALDQRVVARVRACRIDAEHSYVMNLYTASDYRRRGIARALMIHVLHEAATHGEQWSVLVASEAGLPLYQGLGYQQRASLVVFEPVAEPID; from the coding sequence ATGCAGATCAATCAAGCCCTAGAAATCTTTATGTACGGCGAAATTGGCATTCCTAGCAGCGAAAATCACTCAAAACGTCATGTTATTGATGGCTTAACCATTCTGCATGTCGATGACGTTTGGAATCAGGAGCCACATGTTGCTGATGAGGTGATTGTGCAAAACCATGCACCTGCCGCTGTTTTAGCAATTCTTGCCAGCTACCAGCCAACCGCCGATCATCGAATTACTCTCGTTGATCGGCCGGCCAGCGATCATGCTATCTACCAAGCCGCCGGTTATCACCATAGCTCAAACGAGGTGCTGCTCGTCCGCAAACTCAGCGATCTGCCGCCGTCTGACCAACGCTATTCGGTTGGTCAAGCCAAGACCATCGCCGAAATGCAATGGCTGAACAACAATGATCCAGCCAAGCGGGCATGGATTAGCGAGACCCGCCTGCATGAGTCAGGTCTGCGCCATAACTTTATTGCGCTTGATCAGCGGGTGGTGGCACGAGTGCGAGCCTGCCGAATTGATGCCGAGCATAGCTATGTGATGAATTTATATACAGCCAGCGATTATCGACGGCGCGGCATCGCACGAGCGTTGATGATTCATGTGTTGCATGAAGCCGCTACCCATGGCGAACAATGGAGTGTCTTGGTGGCTTCAGAGGCGGGTCTGCCGCTGTATCAAGGCCTTGGCTACCAACAACGGGCAAGTTTGGTGGTATTTGAGCCAGTCGCTGAGCCAATTGACTAG
- a CDS encoding HIT domain-containing protein, whose translation MNACPFCDPETLEIETMLENRFCRFLQQPDKVLSGAGVIIPKRHCETRHEMDLDEWDAMQDLLNQVKAFITTSHKPLGYTIGWNCGAVSGVVIHHVHMHVIPRLTNEPIKEQIQFSLKPTTANRFGN comes from the coding sequence ATGAACGCTTGCCCATTTTGCGACCCCGAAACCCTTGAGATCGAAACCATGCTTGAAAATCGTTTTTGTCGATTTTTGCAACAGCCCGATAAGGTGCTCTCGGGCGCTGGCGTGATTATTCCCAAACGCCATTGCGAAACTCGCCACGAGATGGATCTCGACGAGTGGGATGCCATGCAAGATTTGCTCAATCAGGTCAAGGCCTTCATTACTACCAGCCATAAACCATTGGGCTATACGATCGGCTGGAATTGTGGGGCCGTCAGCGGCGTGGTAATTCATCATGTGCATATGCATGTGATTCCCCGCTTAACCAACGAGCCAATCAAAGAACAGATTCAATTTAGCCTCAAACCAACCACTGCCAATCGTTTCGGCAATTAA
- a CDS encoding NAD-dependent deacylase has protein sequence MLAPFDAGLIATLRAARSLTILTGAGISAESGIPTFRDSLAGLWNTIDVEQVATLAGYLQQPEAVWGWYQAHRQQMLDVQPNAGHGALAQLEQHIPSVTIITQNIDGLHQRAGSTRVIELHGTINTVSCSAAEHGSFAWPDSPNLPLCSVCAAPLRPDVVWFGERLDLAKIQAAELASQNCDVFLAVGTSGVVAPAATFPMTARAHRARLIDLNLEDTPLSRHARHRLRGTSAQLLPALVAATWA, from the coding sequence ATGCTTGCGCCATTTGATGCAGGGTTGATTGCGACTTTACGCGCCGCCCGTTCGCTAACGATTTTGACCGGAGCAGGAATCTCGGCTGAGAGTGGGATTCCAACCTTTCGTGATAGCTTGGCTGGGTTGTGGAATACGATTGATGTTGAGCAAGTGGCAACTTTAGCAGGCTATTTGCAGCAACCTGAGGCAGTTTGGGGTTGGTATCAGGCGCATCGCCAACAGATGCTTGATGTTCAGCCGAATGCTGGCCATGGTGCTTTAGCTCAACTTGAGCAGCATATCCCAAGCGTAACGATTATTACCCAAAATATTGATGGCCTGCATCAGCGAGCTGGCTCAACCAGGGTGATCGAGTTGCATGGCACGATTAATACGGTGAGCTGTAGTGCGGCTGAGCATGGCAGTTTTGCTTGGCCAGATAGCCCAAATTTGCCGCTTTGTTCAGTTTGCGCTGCGCCGCTGCGCCCTGATGTAGTCTGGTTTGGCGAACGTTTAGATCTTGCCAAAATTCAAGCGGCTGAATTGGCTAGCCAAAACTGTGATGTATTTCTGGCAGTTGGTACATCGGGCGTGGTTGCGCCAGCCGCGACCTTTCCGATGACTGCCCGTGCTCATCGTGCCCGTTTGATCGATCTTAATCTTGAGGATACGCCGTTGAGTCGCCACGCTCGCCATCGGTTACGCGGCACGTCAGCACAGCTATTGCCAGCCTTGGTGGCTGCAACGTGGGCTTAA
- a CDS encoding urease accessory protein UreD: MQTATRLERMHGHLALDFTLKQQRTRLTVREHRPPLQVVRDFGLADGTSFVHLHNVAGGVLAGDQLTTTITLAASTKAQLTTTSSTRIYRSDGEQIAYQQVQATLAEQSLLEYWPDTTIPFAESVYQQQTRIDLAADAGLCWWEFLAPGREAYGERFAYRQLRLDCDIYALGRPIVLDRMRLQPSLQQLSNPLYFGKYSYLATGYICRVGWDAAQWKALEAELMAFAASQTKLGRCLWGVSCLAAHGLVIRGLSSNSRDLLATAFDYWRFAKPALYGTTPNLPRKIY; the protein is encoded by the coding sequence ATGCAAACCGCGACCCGCCTTGAGCGCATGCATGGCCATTTGGCGCTCGATTTTACGCTTAAACAGCAGCGTACCCGTTTGACTGTGCGCGAACATCGCCCGCCCTTGCAGGTGGTGCGCGATTTTGGCTTGGCCGATGGCACAAGTTTTGTGCATTTGCATAATGTTGCTGGCGGTGTGTTGGCGGGCGATCAGCTAACCACTACAATCACGCTTGCTGCATCGACCAAAGCTCAACTGACCACCACCAGCTCAACCCGCATTTATCGCAGCGATGGTGAGCAAATCGCTTATCAACAGGTGCAGGCCACTTTAGCCGAACAAAGCTTGCTCGAATATTGGCCGGATACGACGATCCCGTTTGCTGAGAGTGTGTATCAGCAACAAACCCGCATCGATTTGGCTGCTGACGCTGGTTTATGTTGGTGGGAATTTCTTGCGCCAGGCCGCGAAGCCTATGGCGAACGTTTTGCCTATCGTCAGTTGCGCTTGGATTGCGATATTTATGCCTTGGGTCGGCCAATTGTGCTGGATCGAATGCGCTTGCAACCAAGCCTGCAACAACTCAGCAACCCCTTGTATTTTGGCAAATACAGCTATTTGGCAACTGGCTACATTTGTCGGGTTGGTTGGGATGCCGCTCAGTGGAAAGCCCTCGAAGCTGAATTAATGGCCTTTGCTGCCAGCCAAACCAAGCTTGGGCGCTGCTTGTGGGGCGTAAGTTGTCTGGCTGCTCATGGGCTGGTGATTCGCGGTTTAAGCAGCAACAGCCGCGATCTGTTGGCGACGGCGTTTGACTATTGGCGCTTCGCCAAACCAGCGTTGTACGGCACAACCCCCAATCTGCCGCGCAAAATTTATTAG